A region of Candidatus Palauibacter scopulicola DNA encodes the following proteins:
- a CDS encoding 2-oxoacid:ferredoxin oxidoreductase subunit beta — MTYIAKPRVFHPSLEKNELGLTRRDYEGVMSTLCAGCGHDSVTAALIEAAWELAIPTHRAAKMSGIGCSSKTTAYFMSESHGFNSVHGRMPSVASGANAANRDLVYIGVSGDGDSLSIGLGQLCHAVRRNLNLLYIIENNGVYGLTKGQFSASADMGSKSKRGVPNEQPPIDPALLGLSIGATFVARGFSGDKQQLVPIIKAGIRHPGLALVDVISPCVTFNDHVGSTKSYAYTREHFREAVEAAFVAPKDFVPPADEITADIGSADVRDVRMHDGSVIRFRQVEGDYDATDRDAVYGYLRERQNAGEVPTGLLYVDPESRDLHDVLGTVDRPLWNLPFEDLCPGAEALDALMENYR; from the coding sequence ATGACGTACATCGCCAAGCCGCGTGTCTTCCACCCGAGTCTGGAGAAGAACGAACTGGGGCTCACGCGCCGCGACTACGAGGGCGTGATGTCCACGCTGTGCGCGGGTTGCGGCCACGATTCCGTCACCGCCGCGCTCATCGAGGCGGCGTGGGAACTCGCGATCCCGACGCACCGGGCCGCGAAGATGAGCGGGATCGGCTGCTCGTCGAAGACGACCGCCTACTTCATGTCCGAATCCCACGGCTTCAACAGCGTGCACGGGCGGATGCCGTCGGTCGCGAGCGGAGCGAACGCCGCGAACCGCGACCTCGTCTACATCGGCGTCTCCGGAGACGGGGACTCGCTCTCGATCGGGCTCGGGCAGCTCTGCCACGCGGTGCGGCGCAACCTCAACCTCCTCTACATCATCGAGAACAACGGGGTCTACGGCCTGACGAAGGGCCAGTTCTCCGCCTCGGCCGACATGGGCTCGAAGTCGAAGCGGGGCGTGCCGAACGAACAGCCCCCCATCGATCCCGCCCTGCTTGGCCTCTCGATCGGCGCGACCTTCGTGGCCCGGGGCTTCTCCGGCGACAAGCAGCAACTCGTCCCGATCATCAAGGCGGGGATCCGGCACCCGGGCCTGGCGCTGGTCGACGTCATCTCTCCGTGCGTGACCTTCAACGACCACGTGGGGTCGACGAAGAGCTACGCCTACACGCGCGAGCACTTCCGCGAGGCCGTGGAGGCCGCATTCGTGGCCCCGAAGGACTTCGTCCCCCCCGCGGATGAGATCACCGCCGACATCGGGTCCGCCGACGTGCGCGACGTCCGCATGCACGACGGCAGCGTGATCCGTTTCCGGCAGGTGGAGGGCGACTACGACGCGACCGACCGGGACGCCGTGTACGGCTACCTGCGGGAGCGCCAGAACGCGGGCGAGGTTCCGACCGGTCTCCTCTACGTGGACCCGGAGTCAAGGGACCTGCACGACGTGCTGGGGACGGTCGACCGGCCGCTGTGGAACCTCCCCTTCGAGGACTTGTGCCCGGGAGCCGAGGCGTTGGACGCCCTGATGGAGAACTACCGATAG
- a CDS encoding VOC family protein, whose amino-acid sequence MLPSRDVAAAIGFYVGRLGFELAFADSTRDPGYAGVRRDGIELHIQWHDEEEWSRVERPMLRFVVPAVEELFEEYRDRGIFHERTALRRTPWGTREFAFYDLDMNGLTFYRGLAEGEAPDLPEGEDPSD is encoded by the coding sequence GTGCTTCCTTCGCGGGATGTCGCCGCGGCGATCGGTTTCTACGTCGGTCGGCTCGGCTTCGAACTCGCCTTCGCCGATTCGACTCGCGATCCAGGGTACGCCGGCGTGAGACGGGATGGGATCGAGTTGCACATCCAGTGGCACGACGAGGAGGAGTGGTCCCGCGTGGAGCGGCCCATGCTTCGCTTCGTCGTGCCCGCGGTCGAGGAGCTGTTCGAGGAATACCGGGACCGGGGGATCTTCCACGAGCGCACGGCCCTGCGGCGGACCCCGTGGGGCACGCGCGAATTCGCCTTCTACGACCTCGACATGAACGGTCTCACCTTCTACCGCGGTCTCGCCGAGGGCGAGGCCCCGGACCTGCCCGAGGGCGAGGACCCCTCCGACTGA